The sequence ATACCTGTTGTGAACATTGAATAATATACAGGTAACGAACATATGAGGGACAacaaaatatgccataaggttttaaatacaaaaGAATATCTATGAAATCAAAAACCTGGAAACAAGTATCTAAatacaactgtctaaaaactggtaaaataatgacaaaactgactaaactgtctgatagtatctgaaagcctctaaactgattgaACAAGAGTTGaagggacagaccccaactaacttcaactatctaactaaagtaaaatactaaaataaacataatcggtCCTTAGAATATGAgcactcaccactactactgttgtTGATGCTAGAATATCTAAGTGCAGTCAAGaacctgagcatctaaacctatgatatgagatatcatagcgcaaaaaataAGTATACAgacagtactttgaatgtactggtatgctaaataaggttaggctgatatgcatggtctcaTGTGCATAATAATAACTGgttgaataaatagcatgagataactgatgcatagtatGCGCGAAggttgtaaaatctgagaatacataaccaagcatataacatgatactggaatagtctgtaaattgaaatactgaaatttgagtATCAtttaactgataaactatatgatatagtcaagcaaacctgaactgacttTCAAACTgagactggactgagactgtggaagctaTAATCTAACTCACATAcctcaatatgagctaattggggtccaacctgtgaccctagttggaagggagTCAGTatcgtaccacgggtactaacactgactttgtggatccactaaagtaaagtcccgaaggactaaagaatcaccctctagtgagatatatgtcaaccctcaactggcaggttaacatctcaagcTACACTGGCTACATAATTATGGAATACaggaactgctactaaaggtcacactctcaactggaaggtgagccTCCATACTTGGGTTCGCTcaatgctaaatcttactcctaactaaactgactcgGATTACTAAACTGgtctaagtttaactgatcatATTAACTGACTGgactgataatactctaatatatccGAAACCATCCTAAAagtactgagactaagtaaacaactaagttttcagggattcataacccccaggactcaataacattaatcgtagaaacatactaaagcttcaaagCATAAAAAGTAgccattgttcaaaatccaaccatttaggcatttcatcaaatatttaaaattcatgaacttaggcatAGGGATGATTTaaacatgtgggaataacataatcataacaataaaaccatacattggggatttaacatggaatttcatgcATCAAATGTGTAAGGGCTACTTTCCAACTAAAATCACTTgcaaacatcatgtataatcaaaattcataaaagtttcataaaaataactcattgtaaatgtgtaaattcatgatttaaaacataaaaataggttcttggactccatgggtgaaaagggcccatggatgaacatctaaaataccttaattgaagaatttgtaAAGATtattggtgatttcttgaagcttaagcttgaattttgaagaggataaggtttgttcttgagacaAGATTGCTTTctattgagagaatttgtgaataaATGGGTAAATAATGCACCTAGGGACCCTAAATCTCATGTTATGGACGAGCTTGGGTGGGGAAATTGACCTGAACGCCCTTAATAACGAGGATTTAAGAAGCTGGAGGAGGCCACCCAATGCGGTACGACCCCTGGCTGGGTCAAGCAGCCAACGCAGTGTGACTCCTGGTTGGATCAAGTAGACAAAACGGTGCGACCGTAAGCCTGGGTCAACTACCCATTGCGGCGCGGCTCCATTGTGATGCCTTACTGTTTTGGTTATCCAAAAACGGTCTAAACCtcttctaaaaattctaaaactcacccgggATGTACCTTTGATATCCCCGACCATGAATCCACCTTAAATTGACATTCTACGATTGGAAAGGTCGAAactaaaatcattgaagtttaagGGGCTTTGAAAATAACTTaatcttaacacttagtgaaattttttaaCTCTTGGACTCCTTTAATATGCAATAGTCAGCTGAAATGAGCTAGGATCATACGGAGTCTTATAGTAATCCTCGCAAGACTGCAAATATTGCTAACTTTTAACTTTAGCTAATCTGTAGAACTTCCATCCAAAGAAACATTTCTAAGTTTGGGAGGGGTTGATTTGTGGTGACTCTGAAGCTCTAGTCCTTGATACttcatattttaaactttttttggACTTGTAACCTCCATCTATTTCAAATCTTGGTCAATGAATAATAAgtacatattttattaaaaattattttaaaataaaataactaataataatgataataataaaaatagataaaacatgaaattatgcGTAGTGATGAAGAAACTTTGCCGAACTTCTGAACTGTGACATCTTTGTGAAACAATGTGAACGTCCTTTATTTGAAGTGAAAATCCCTTTCATGTATAATAATTTGGTTGAACCCACACTCTTTAATATCTCTTAATACCTTCTTAACCACTTTTCAGAATAACGCCCTTAAAAATTGTCTCAGTTTTGACTCAAGATAGATGTTGATGCTCCATCACTAAAAGATCGAGCCTTATATAGGTTGTCTAAATATTCCATCAAGAAAAATTAGGTCAAgcgtaatttaaaaaatatgcttttagaaaaatttaaaactaagaGGCTGAATCCTCCATggattgcctacgtatccaaCAGGAATCTGGCTAGACTTATTTCACTACAtacaaaacaaaaagagaaaattaaatttttcttcCATTATAACAGAGGCCAATACAAGCCGCCTACATACTTGTCAAGGAATCAGGTCAACTATAGTTTGCATTACAAGCAAAgtggaatttttgaaaaatttctatCTAAGAGACCAAACTAAGATGGGTTTTCTACGTATTTTCCTAAGAGAATTAGGTTATTCGTAGTTGTATTACATAGGAGAAAGAGCATTAcacaagaaacaaataaaaacgTCTAGACATAGTATCTCTTAAAAGAATATGCAGTGATAGCCCTCGACCACACTTCACCATCTATTTCTGCTAAAATCAATGCTCCACTAGTCAGCACTAGGTGAACCATGTAAGGACCTTGTCAGTTAGGTGCAAATTTTCCCTTAACTTTATTCTAGTGCAGAAGTGTGCACTCCAACACTAATTGCCCTAGTTTGAATATCTCGATTTACCTTCTTGTTGAAAGCTTTGACCATTCTATTTTGATAAAGTTGCCTATGACAAActatattcatctttttcttatcaATTAGCATCAATTGTTCATATCGATTTTAAATTCATTTAGCATCACTCAACTCAGCTCCCTGAATAATTCTCAAAGATGGTATCTCTACTTCTGCAGGTAACATAACTTTtgtctcataaatcaaaaaataaggcATAGCTTTAATAGAAGTCCTAATAGTTGTGTGATAGCCAAGGAGGGCAAATAAAAAATTTGTATGCCTGTGCTTATAGTTATCaatcatcttctacaatattcgtttggtgttcttgttgaaagCCTTAACTACTTCATTCATCTAAGGACGGTAAGGGGTGGAATCATGGTATGTAATCTTACACTTCTCGCATATCTCACGCATCGGTGAGGCAGAACTTCagaaattctctcaaatttatttttttcacaacaCACCTTCAAACCGCTACATAACAAACTAACCCTTTATGTCGAGATCAATATCGGGAGTTTTACTTACCCGAATTCACTTTTAAAAAAGTTTTACGGCTTCTTTATCGTTTTACTAACATAAAATCAAGCTATATTAAATCACATTTCCCTAATCCATTTTCGGATTACCCTAGATCGTACCTCACTTAGATTTCGTCCGAGCctagcctagcctaaaatttCTTACTCCAAATTCGGGGAAGATCTTAAGTTGAATTTTTGTACAAGATACTTATCCGTAACGACGACGAAGAGAGTCATTACAGTTGGTATTAGTTATGCTAAAAGTTTTCTCATGTAGTGTTTGATTTGGTGTATTAAAATAAGATGCATAACATAATTTCTACAAAAAATTATCAGTTTACAAAAATATCTTCCACAAACATGGTTAAAGGGCGTGGAAAAGGTTTAGAGGGATAGTTGTATCTCTAACAATGCTAATACATGTATTAGAGTTCATTGCATTACTGATACTATGGATTTTCATACATTGTTATACATACCttcttggaaacagcctctggtagaaatgcaaggtaacactgcgtacaatacactctTATGGTGGGGCCTTTTTTCGGATACCGCGCATAccgatagctttagtgcaccggattGTCCTTTTAGTTATACACTCCTTAATACCAAATAGACTGTATAACTAATGGAAGACATTAATTATACATAGATTGAAAAAGTTACCAAACAAGGTGCTAATAATACATAaagctaatgcatgcattatctataatatattaaaagtgtgaagggccttaaaaatagtgtttgaactttttgccctttattaaaaaactccacaatagataaaatcatcttttcactatttttctttaattaaaaatgtgaaggaccttagaaatagCATTTAAACTTTtagtccttcattaaaaaactccacaatagacaaaatcgtcttttcactatttttctttaatttataatattaaatattgactacagtaaatatataaaaaaaaaaaaatagaaaagattcTCTACTATTCTCTACTTGTAGTTGGATTTCTAAATTTATGgtaatattttattaaagaagATCCAATTTAAAAGGAATCATTATACAAAACAAATTCTATATAAGGtaaagttctaaatattttataaaattcatgaaactattttatttatgaatcatgttttttATAATATCATAGCTTTTATGTGCAATTTAGTTCTAAGATTATTACATGTCGatagtatatttattttcaaaaatttgtgatttttttatacATGTGCATTAGATAGGAGGGGATCAAGGTCACAAATTAGAATAGAAggttaaatttttttcaatttatgaaTCATATTTTTTGCAATGTCGTAATTTTTGTGTGCACGGATTTGGGAAAAAGgttaaattcttttaatttatgaATCATATTGTTTTTTATAATATCGTAGTTTTATGTATAATTTAGTTCTAATGTTATTACAAGCTCgtagtatatttatttttaaaaatttataattattttttatacagcTGCATTAGATAGAAGGGTAGAATGTCGTAGCTTTTGTGAGTAATTTAGTTCTAATATTGTTGCAGGTCCATAGTAAATTAGTATATCTATTTTCAAAAACTTGTGATTCTTTGTTATACATGTGCATTAGGTATGAGGGTGTGAAAGTTacagattagggtagaaggttaaaatattttttattataaatcatatttatttttttataacatCGTAGCTTTTATGTGTGATTTAACTATAATATTGCTGTATGCCCATAGTATATTTGttttaagaaatttataaaaaaaattatacaaatatattaGATAGAAAGGTATGAAGGTCACAAATTAGGGTAAAAAGTTGGAAagttatgttttaaattaatgtttGATAGGTTTAGATTTGTAGGAATCTGAGTGCATTGTCTATTATCATGTATTATAATTGTGGGACTAAAGACATCCCTTAGATTGAAAAGAGTTGTTTAaatgaatataatacaatgttgTGAGGCCTTTATATACGTGACGTACCAATTGAAATtggtaccaaatttttaaaagttttaaatatgtaataagaatgtaatcagtGATTTTGTAAGGATTTtactttaaatataaaatttaaatatagaaaaaaaaataatcataccataaatatggttcaaattgatgtgtctttCTTAGCTTCTAGCAACAAGGGGAAGAGGTACTACATGACAAACGCAAAAATGATGATTCGGAAATCACGTGAAACTTTTAATGGTAAAATTAAATGtgcttatactaaaatatatgtttatatttacattattataataAACGGTGAATAATCTTTAAaaggtgatttgaactttttgtacttcattaaaaatcatcgcaataaataaaattatttaattttaattaatcaaaTGTTATACACTAGTTTTTTCAAATAATGATTCCCAAATGTTATAGGCATGTGAATGAGCGGGAAAGTTCTTTTCCTTTATATGTTAAGTTAGTACTTCAttcgtctcaatttatgtgataattttttaattttgacgattcaaataaatctatatttatcatattttttatatatttttaaatatttagtcaattattttgactaacaatatttttacttaacttttaaatatataaattttattttgagtgaCCTAAAAAATTTGTGCCAAAATTTACTATCAAACTTAAAACTGTTTGAATTCCAAAATACTGATAGTGACATAAATTAAAAACCAAAGAGAGTAATACACACTCCAAAAATTATGGAGATACTCTCTTGATTCAGGACTTATCACATTTTGAATTGGCatatctattaagaaaaataattaataatataattatattattataatatttctaTTAAATGATACTTAATTTGTATCTTAacattaatttaaaaaacaattaattttaaataaaaaaaatatcttctcATGTAAAAAATGATAGGTAGAAGGTAGAAAATTACTCTTCATCAATTAGCACCTAAATTGACAAAAAGTAAGCCCACCCATAATTGTGACTATTTTGTGCAAAAGGCCCCGGGGGAACTTATACGAACCAATGAAAATAGGACATGTTTGAATGCTAAATGTTGGCTAGATGTAATTTCTTACTCTCCCACAACCAAAACTCTACTTCGTAACTCCAAAACCCTGCCTACTCGTATTTCAGTCAGCTCAATCTACTCTTTTATTGCACTTGAACAGAGGTATCTTGGAAACAACACTTTTATCTTCACAGGTAGTGGTAAAATTTACTTATACACAGCCCTCCTTAGATCACGTTTTGTTGGAATTCACgggatatgttgttgtattttttttttcttctcttcttatgGCACTTGGATCAAAGATCTCttaaaaatagcctctctacttttaCAAGACAGTGGTAAGTAATGCTTGTATTCTACCCTTCCCAGACTGACTTGTGGGATTTCACcgggtgttgttgttgttgttgttgtttctttcttttctcttcttgttatttttctttctgcaTAATAGATTTCTCCCACCATTTTGTTGACTGTGTTTGATTTGTCGCAAATTTATATAATCATATATTTGCTTACTATAGCATAGTAGTAGCTGATTTCAAGTTCAGATAGGTTGTAATTGTCACAAAGAATTAATATAGAGCACCCCCAACTAATTTCAGATTAATGTCTAATTGATTAATGGTGGGAATgctcttttatttttctgaatTGGAGTAAATGGCCTAGTCTCATGGTTTAGGGGTTAAAAAGGAAAGGATGTTctgcacccaagggtgtgaccTAGTGGTCATGAAGTGGGTTGAGACAAAAAACACTAGGCGATTCTTCCCATCTGCCCTAGCCTTCGTTGTCTGAGTTACTGGATATTGATGCTGATGGGAAGTGGCAGGTATACCGTGGATTTAGTCAAGGTGCGCGAAAAATGGCCCCAACACCAtatcaaataaaaaggaaaagggaaGGATGTTCTTGGAAAAAGAAGGTGgtttctttttgttgtttgtaaAGCAGAGTAATCGACTTTATGGAAGGATTCATGGATTTCTCATTGAAATCTTGTAGCAAAAGTTACTCTAGTCGCCCCCAACTAGTTTGAGATGAAGGACAATTGATTAATAGTAGTGAtgctgttttatttttttcaatttggaGTAAATGAATGATAGGTTGGTCAAGTCACTTGTGTCACTTATTTTCATATCAAATTCAATAGGTGTTCTTTCTATAGGTCAAATGAAAAAAGGTGTTcctaaaaaaaaagtgttttttgTATCTAAGTCTTGTGCCAAGGGTCTataggaaacaacctctctaccgcacctctgaggtagtggtatggactgcatacactctaccctgcccagatcccactttgtagaaatacactgggtatgttattgttgttgttgttgtttgttgctAAGTAGTAGACTATATATGCTAGGTTCATGGATTTCTCTGTGTTACTTGCAGTTAAGCAATAAAAGttggaataaaatgataaaaaggcgATTTTACAAGCTTGAACATGGTGATAGAGATGCTCCTTCGGAGTCTTCTTCATCCTCCGACTCTGGATTTGAGGCAGAGGCAACAGAAGATGAAGAGGAGGAGGAGCAGGATGATAATGATACAAAGGAAGAGGATGATGGTGTTGCTCGTCTGACAGGGGGAAATGAATCTTCTTCTGGTATGTTTTACCAGATGATCTGCAGTTGCTTCTTGTCTGTATTGTTTGGTGACAATTCATTGCTTGGAGGGTATTTCAAGAAATGGGAATTCTCTCAAGCTTTTGTTTGATACCTGGATTAGGGGAAACATTGTCTGATATCTTTAgataattcttgattttaaatctcaGTCAGCACGCCTAAGCTACAGTCTCTATTAAGTTATAAATAATCCCACATAGAATGCAAAAGGGCATCCAATCTTTCATTGGCCCATTCTCGCACCCGTAAGTCTACATTGATGTTTACTTGTGAGCATCAAAATGGGGTTGCATGTGGCGGATGTTGAGTTATAAATTGTCGACATGTATTGCAAAAGGGATTCCGCTAGGGTTTGGGTGTTTGGTCATTCCATAATTCAATCACTATCTCTTCATGGCACCGCTGATAACAGATTTTCTCCTCCCCCCTCCTCCTCGTTTTCATTTGATGCAGGATATGAGAGTGAAGATAGCTCTGTCAATGAAGTTAATCTTGACTCATCAGGTTGGATTTAATCTGTTGTCCCAACTGTTTGCTAGTTATGAGTCTTATGGAAGTTTCTGCTTGAAAATCATACTTGTCTATACTATAAGTATTTATGTTGGCGCTAAACCACATATGAGGGAAGGTACAGTAGGCATAAAAATGGAAGCTGCTATATTCCTCATTCCTTATTGTAGGATCAACATTGTATACACTGTTTCGAACGCTTACTCTCTGCTACTCGGGTAATCATTTGATTGGGAAGATTACAACTTGCATGTCACTGAGAGCGTGGATTACATCTAGCAAAGGAGTAAGGTGATATTCCCTTGCTCCATTtggggaaaagaaaaaaaaatgagaagttTGATGCTGTATGTTTAACTTGTTGGGGGAGATCCAGACCTACGAACTTATTCCTAGTCTGGAAGCTACTACagcttttgagttgtaatatgGAACTTGAAGTTTCTGCAGAATCTATGTATCAGAAATTCCCTGAAATTAGGGATGTCAGTTCTTTTCTTTTGATTGATAATTCTTCATGGAGATGATCGTGTCTTAAAGATTTGGCTTTAGTGTTCATCGTAGCCATTCTCTCCCTCTGGAGTTTTAAGGCTTCTTGTTGACTAATGTTGGAAAGATTGCATTCATATCTTCTTTTGTATCTTTAGCACATCCTTATGGCATTTGGCAAAATGATTTAATAATGGAAACATAAtgttagattttcttgatttttatttgaaaaccaatacacttcttaaaaTTGCTAGCTAGCGCTGAATGAGAACTTATTTTGATGctatttcaacaacaacaacaacaaacccagtgtattcccacatagtggggtctggggagggtaaaatgtacgcagtccataccactacaccCAAAGACGTAGAGAGACCGTTTCCGATTTTGCTGCTATTTCAAGATggaaattgaaagatctttttgaaCTATGATTTTCTTTTCGTAATTTATATGTTAGGGTCGTCTTATGCAGTTTGTCATTGGCTCATGCTAATGGTctgaatcaactaaaataaaacttcTGGTTGTTTGCTAAttgttttcatcaaaattatataGAACTCTAGATTGATTGCCGATTGAATGAATGATATAAGGGATATATATATTGGACGAAATACCTAACATTGATTGCCCTTCCATGCTGCTTTCATCAACTTCAGAGAAGCaactctaaattttatttgtgtttaatCGTGCTGCACCAGAGCTATAGTGGCATTACTTCGTTTTCTGTTTCGAAATAATTTGAATTGTCAGGCTTTGTGTTTAATTCTAAGTCTTCTCTAAATTGCCATTGTTAGGTCTTCCAACGAGCGATGAAGATGTTACAACTCTAAAGGACACCAAGTTTGCTGATGAAAGTTATTCATCTGAAAAGGTGATTGCAGAATCAGATAATATGCAGAATAATTCTATGCCCGAAGAGGATGAGATTCCAAGTGATGCTGCAGACTATGTCTTGAAATGTAAATCAGTTTATAAGTGCAGGCTGTGTCCTAGAATCGTCTGCCTGACAGTTCAGACTCTAATTGCTCATCTTAAATCCAAAGTAAGCATTcagtatcattgttctcatttttcCAATTGTGACTAAATTTACTTCTTCAAACCATATTCCATGTGAATTTTGTGGTGCTAACTGCTAAACATCCCCGTTACTCCTGCAATCTTGCTCTTTCCATTTCAAATAATCTTAAATGTGTGTTGCGGTGACTGATCTAATGATAGTATTCATATTTCTTACAGAAGCATGCCCGTTCTGAAAAGCTGTTGAAAGAAGGGAGGCTTAAACTTATGCTTAATGAAGATGGAAATATCGAGGGACAAATTCATCCTGAGGAGGAAGATAGTCCAACTAGAGGGCAGGTTTGTTCATTTGCATTTTACTGCATGAAGATTTTTTTGACATAAAGTGAAAAAAACTGATATTTTCCGTAAGTTGCTTACATCATAATTTATGTATCATAATAGAACCCTTCAGCATCAAAGAAGAAAAGCAAAGGACTGAAGAGGCAACTCAGGGAGGAGAAGTTTAAAAAGGTAGATGCTTAGTTCTGGCCCTGATAACCTATGTTACTTGTGGTAAAATACCTTGTTTACTTGTGGTGAAATACCTTGTTAAGTCAAATGAGAATTTTCAAATTCACTGCAGAATAAGGAAAACTGTTTGCCCGTGGAGAATACTGAAGAGTCAAGAAAGAACTCTTCCAGGAAGAGGCAGAAAAACAAATGAAGAACATAGTTAAATCTTGATATATATGCCCTGAGCAGGAATTCTTGCTACAAAAAGGTAGAAGTAAAATGAACTACATGTCTTGTACGGGCGGAATTAGTTGTGATTTGCTCTACGGTGTCGCCCAAAATATCGCATTCCTTTTTTTCAGTTTTTGGTC comes from Capsicum annuum cultivar UCD-10X-F1 chromosome 2, UCD10Xv1.1, whole genome shotgun sequence and encodes:
- the LOC107858606 gene encoding ribosome biogenesis protein ERB1, with the translated sequence MIKRRFYKLEHGDRDAPSESSSSSDSGFEAEATEDEEEEEQDDNDTKEEDDGVARLTGGNESSSGYESEDSSVNEVNLDSSGLPTSDEDVTTLKDTKFADESYSSEKVIAESDNMQNNSMPEEDEIPSDAADYVLKCKSVYKCRLCPRIVCLTVQTLIAHLKSKKHARSEKLLKEGRLKLMLNEDGNIEGQIHPEEEDSPTRGQNPSASKKKSKGLKRQLREEKFKKNKENCLPVENTEESRKNSSRKRQKNK